In one Deferribacterota bacterium genomic region, the following are encoded:
- a CDS encoding putative manganese-dependent inorganic diphosphatase, with amino-acid sequence MKEILVVGHKNPDTDSLCAVYAYSNFKNLIDRDNKYTPIRCGSVNEQSRYVFEKLKVPLPILYKDIFPKINDVMTKEVISVKTDDPLYDALSLLRNKRVRIIPIVDNENSFKGFISIFEISSYIIPEDLLKTPEYIIRFDCFEKILKGKFLKRGNLEELKCIISAGAMPFEDFVKFMNSKKEKSILLVVGNRKDIIRYAIDNNFDCIIVSGVPQGNELSFDLKNFKGIFFITPLETYDVLRLLIYLAPCKYIANRNIKTVMQDTYLKEARNSILASENRALPIVDNEGKLKGIVTRSDILRYNPKKVILVDHNEFTQAIDGIETAEIVEIIDHHRIGNIKTKNPIHILAKPVGSSCTIVYEMYKSYNIPLDRDTSLILLSGILSDTIMLKSPTTTSEDISAVEEISIMTKVDYKKWGEEMFSKTAVLNKRNIKELILSDFKIYDEDRIKIGIGQIEVVNFSEANAIKDTILENLCVIRDEKSLNWAMLMVTNIVTGSSILYTTDFPEGEQFMVYKKVSNNEYYLENTISRKKQLLPEILNILEQLYMV; translated from the coding sequence ATGAAAGAAATTTTAGTAGTAGGTCATAAAAATCCGGATACTGATTCCTTATGTGCTGTATATGCCTATTCTAACTTCAAAAATTTGATTGATAGAGATAATAAATATACCCCTATTAGGTGTGGCAGTGTGAATGAACAATCTAGATATGTTTTTGAAAAGTTAAAAGTCCCTTTACCTATATTGTATAAAGATATATTTCCGAAGATTAATGATGTCATGACAAAAGAAGTTATTTCTGTAAAGACAGATGATCCATTATATGATGCCTTATCTTTACTTAGAAACAAAAGAGTTAGGATTATTCCTATTGTAGATAATGAAAATTCATTTAAAGGATTTATAAGTATTTTTGAGATATCTTCATATATAATACCCGAGGATTTACTGAAAACACCGGAATATATAATAAGATTTGATTGCTTTGAAAAAATACTAAAGGGAAAATTTTTAAAACGTGGCAACTTAGAAGAGCTAAAATGTATTATAAGTGCAGGAGCAATGCCTTTTGAAGATTTTGTCAAATTTATGAATTCTAAAAAGGAAAAATCAATTTTACTTGTTGTTGGTAATAGGAAAGATATTATTAGATATGCAATAGACAACAATTTTGATTGTATTATAGTAAGTGGTGTTCCGCAGGGAAATGAACTTAGTTTTGATCTAAAAAATTTTAAAGGAATATTCTTTATAACACCCCTTGAAACATATGATGTTTTGAGATTGTTAATATATTTGGCTCCATGCAAATATATAGCAAACAGAAATATAAAAACAGTTATGCAAGATACTTATTTAAAAGAGGCTAGAAATTCAATTTTAGCTTCAGAAAACAGGGCTTTACCCATTGTAGATAATGAAGGTAAGCTAAAGGGAATAGTAACAAGATCTGACATCTTAAGGTATAATCCTAAAAAAGTAATACTCGTTGATCATAATGAGTTTACCCAGGCAATAGATGGGATTGAAACAGCTGAAATAGTTGAAATTATTGATCATCATAGGATTGGTAATATTAAAACAAAAAATCCGATACACATATTAGCAAAACCTGTGGGAAGTTCTTGCACTATTGTTTATGAAATGTATAAATCCTATAATATTCCTTTAGATAGAGATACTTCACTAATTTTGTTATCGGGCATTTTATCAGACACCATAATGTTGAAATCACCAACTACAACTAGTGAAGATATTAGTGCAGTTGAAGAGATTTCTATTATGACTAAAGTTGATTATAAGAAGTGGGGTGAGGAGATGTTTTCGAAGACTGCTGTTTTAAATAAGAGAAATATAAAGGAGTTGATTCTCTCTGACTTTAAAATATATGATGAAGATAGAATAAAGATAGGAATAGGGCAAATAGAGGTTGTTAATTTTTCAGAGGCTAATGCAATAAAGGATACGATATTGGAGAATTTATGTGTTATTAGGGATGAAAAATCATTGAACTGGGCTATGCTTATGGTGACAAACATTGTTACAGGTAGCAGCATATTATATACAACAGATTTTCCTGAAGGTGAGCAGTTTATGGTATATAAAAAAGTTAGCAATAATGAGTATTATTTAGAGAATACAATTTCACGTAAAAAACAATTACTTCCTGAGATATTAAATATATTAGAACAATTATATATGGTTTAA
- the dnaX gene encoding DNA polymerase III subunit gamma/tau — MSYQVLARKYRPQNFNDLVGQDFVRDTLKNAVKLNRISHAYLFCGPRGTGKTSTARIFAKAINCDHLKDANPCNSCDVCEEITNGNSIDIIEIDGASNRGIDEIRQIRESAKFLPTKCRYKVYIIDEVHMLTEPAFNALLKILEEPPRHILFILATTNQYRIPETIISRCQVYSFKKVATENMKELIAKILNKEGLSYDIDALSLIARNADGCIRDALSIVDQVVAYTNGILEYSVVYKLLGLTDRELVYKLLSSIIKGESEKIAKICKEIDEKGLEYSYIIEQLIIYVRYLINYAYTKELIERELVTEELELIKRLVPYSYSQRLFLIFQILLKVSNDIKLYAFDKYVFEIGLYKATISEELIPSDLRNGKFDGRDENPLTAYAAKSSGLIGNFNGRGENYRNIKRNDYTKSENKDVKSLSNNVKVSNETWREFLNRLGKNNPNISINLNYGHLDFSKEGVLNVVFTNDKKFHYQIVKSRNNFELIKREVYNYFNNIKEFNIFLSDEDSKDQGVKNNIEQVEEPETYKELKIKREIEEDKLVKTIINDFEASIKYIEVENKNKEKKK, encoded by the coding sequence ATGAGTTATCAAGTATTAGCAAGAAAATATAGGCCACAAAATTTTAATGATTTGGTGGGGCAGGATTTTGTCAGGGATACTTTGAAAAATGCAGTTAAACTTAATAGGATTTCCCATGCTTATCTATTTTGTGGACCACGGGGAACAGGCAAAACAAGCACAGCAAGAATTTTTGCAAAGGCAATTAATTGTGATCATTTAAAAGATGCAAATCCTTGTAATAGTTGTGATGTTTGTGAAGAAATAACTAATGGTAATTCGATTGATATTATAGAGATTGACGGGGCTTCAAATAGAGGTATTGACGAGATTAGGCAGATTAGAGAATCTGCTAAATTTTTACCCACTAAATGCAGGTATAAAGTATATATTATAGATGAAGTGCATATGCTGACAGAGCCTGCATTTAACGCGCTACTTAAGATATTAGAGGAGCCGCCTAGACACATCCTTTTTATTTTAGCAACCACTAATCAATATAGAATTCCTGAGACGATCATATCTCGGTGCCAGGTTTATTCTTTTAAAAAGGTAGCAACAGAGAATATGAAGGAATTAATTGCGAAAATATTAAATAAAGAAGGTCTTAGTTATGATATTGATGCTCTCTCACTTATTGCTAGAAATGCTGATGGTTGTATTAGAGATGCCCTTTCTATTGTTGACCAAGTTGTAGCGTATACAAATGGAATTTTAGAGTATAGTGTTGTATATAAATTATTGGGTTTAACAGATAGGGAATTAGTATACAAACTTTTAAGTTCTATTATTAAAGGTGAAAGCGAGAAGATAGCTAAAATATGTAAAGAAATTGACGAGAAAGGCTTAGAATATTCATATATTATTGAACAATTAATTATTTATGTTAGATATCTTATCAATTATGCTTATACTAAAGAACTGATAGAAAGAGAATTAGTAACCGAAGAATTGGAATTAATTAAAAGGTTGGTACCTTATAGTTATTCGCAGAGGTTATTCTTAATCTTTCAAATTCTATTGAAGGTTAGTAATGATATTAAATTATATGCCTTTGATAAATATGTATTTGAGATTGGCTTATATAAAGCTACAATTTCTGAAGAGCTAATACCTTCAGACCTGAGAAACGGAAAATTTGATGGTAGAGATGAAAACCCTTTAACTGCATATGCAGCTAAGTCATCGGGTCTAATTGGAAATTTTAATGGTAGAGGTGAAAACTATAGAAATATAAAGAGGAATGATTATACTAAAAGTGAGAATAAAGATGTTAAATCTCTTAGTAATAATGTAAAAGTTTCTAATGAGACGTGGAGGGAATTTCTTAATAGATTAGGTAAAAATAACCCTAATATTTCAATTAATTTAAACTATGGTCATTTAGATTTTTCAAAAGAAGGTGTATTAAATGTTGTGTTCACCAATGATAAAAAGTTTCATTATCAGATTGTTAAAAGTAGAAATAATTTTGAGTTAATAAAGAGAGAGGTTTATAATTATTTTAATAACATCAAAGAGTTTAATATATTTTTATCTGATGAAGATAGTAAAGATCAGGGTGTTAAAAATAATATTGAACAAGTAGAAGAGCCAGAAACTTATAAAGAGTTAAAGATTAAAAGAGAGATAGAAGAAGATAAACTTGTAAAAACGATAATCAATGATTTTGAAGCATCAATTAAATATATAGAGGTTGAAAATAAAAATAAGGAGAAGAAAAAATGA
- a CDS encoding YbaB/EbfC family nucleoid-associated protein, which yields MNMQQIMKQAQKVQQKMKEIQDSLVDEKVEASSGGGMVNVVVNGRQEVVSVKIEPEILEDNDLEMLQDLIMAAVNEGIKKSQAMVQEKLSTVTGGMNIPGLF from the coding sequence ATGAATATGCAACAAATTATGAAACAAGCACAAAAAGTGCAGCAAAAGATGAAAGAGATCCAAGATTCATTAGTTGATGAAAAGGTGGAAGCTTCCTCTGGTGGTGGAATGGTAAATGTTGTTGTAAATGGTAGGCAAGAGGTTGTTAGCGTTAAGATTGAGCCAGAGATCTTAGAGGACAATGATCTAGAAATGTTGCAGGATTTAATAATGGCAGCTGTAAATGAAGGTATTAAAAAATCTCAAGCAATGGTACAAGAGAAATTAAGCACTGTCACAGGCGGAATGAATATACCAGGTTTATTCTAA
- the recR gene encoding recombination mediator RecR — protein MLKNSLFEGCVDQLVRLPGIGRKTAQRLALYFISMEKSDVDELLESIRNLRENIKQCKICGNLAEDDLCYICKDKDRDKSVICIVEKENDVSIIESTGRYNGLYHVLGGRISPIEGITPDDLNINSLLNRINDNVKEIIIATNADPEGDTTALYIAKLLKRFPYVIVSRIASGLPIGGFLEYSDSITVLKSLENRRPL, from the coding sequence ATGTTAAAGAATTCACTATTTGAAGGATGCGTAGATCAACTTGTTAGATTACCAGGTATAGGGAGAAAGACTGCTCAGAGATTAGCACTATATTTTATTAGTATGGAAAAGAGTGATGTTGATGAGCTGTTAGAGAGCATTAGGAATTTACGCGAGAATATTAAACAATGTAAAATATGTGGTAATCTAGCTGAAGATGATTTGTGCTATATCTGCAAAGATAAAGATAGAGATAAAAGTGTAATATGCATTGTTGAAAAGGAAAATGATGTAAGCATAATAGAGTCAACAGGTAGATACAATGGCCTATATCATGTTTTAGGAGGACGGATATCTCCAATTGAGGGTATTACTCCAGACGATTTAAATATTAATAGTTTATTGAATAGGATTAATGATAATGTTAAAGAGATTATAATTGCAACGAATGCTGATCCAGAAGGGGATACAACAGCACTTTATATTGCTAAGCTTTTAAAAAGATTTCCCTATGTTATTGTTTCAAGGATTGCAAGTGGTCTTCCAATAGGTGGTTTTTTAGAGTATTCAGATAGTATAACTGTATTAAAGTCGTTAGAGAATAGAAGACCTTTATAG
- a CDS encoding Rne/Rng family ribonuclease, with amino-acid sequence MSKELIINSENFETRIALLENGNIVELYIERNKHKNLVGNIYKGKVANLLPGLQSAFIDIGEERSAFLHASDIMHINKNNKLVNTNNIIEDIEEGLRLENLPSSEVVNPPIEDLLEKNDDILIQIIKEPIDQKGPRATTCITIPGRLLVLMPNIDHIGVSRKIEDSDEIKRLRSILTEIKLPNYGLIARTASVGANRNEIERDLSYLLTIWNDITMLYKNAEYPFLLYEEQDLLVKILRDTLTNDVKRIIIDNEENYERVNNFILKYMPEIDVKIDLYSGNTPIFDHFYNIELEINRLSEKKIWLKSGGYIVIDQCEALTVIDVNTGKYTGKKDFESTIFKTNLEAAKEIAYQLILRNIGGIIVVDFIDMSEKEHRDKVLTTLSEELKKDRLKSSVINITPLGLVEITRKRVQNSLTRFLTEACPYCDGSGRIKSIPTIVYEILREVKTLAKTSNKNKINIYAQESIIDYILNNEKEYISFIEMNYNVSIIPNIEKDFHQEYYIVK; translated from the coding sequence ATGTCTAAAGAATTAATCATCAACTCAGAAAATTTTGAGACTAGGATTGCATTATTAGAAAATGGCAATATTGTTGAATTATATATTGAAAGGAATAAACATAAAAACTTAGTTGGGAATATATATAAAGGGAAGGTTGCTAATTTATTACCAGGGCTGCAGTCAGCGTTTATTGATATAGGTGAAGAACGCTCAGCTTTCTTGCATGCATCAGATATTATGCACATAAATAAGAATAATAAGCTAGTTAATACAAATAATATTATTGAGGATATTGAGGAGGGGTTAAGATTAGAGAATCTGCCTTCATCTGAGGTCGTCAATCCACCTATAGAAGATTTACTTGAAAAAAATGATGATATTTTAATCCAAATTATTAAAGAGCCAATAGATCAAAAAGGTCCAAGGGCTACCACATGTATAACAATACCTGGTAGGTTGTTAGTTCTAATGCCCAATATTGATCATATAGGGGTATCAAGGAAAATTGAAGACAGCGATGAGATAAAGCGATTGCGTAGTATATTAACAGAGATTAAGCTACCAAATTATGGCTTAATTGCTAGAACAGCAAGTGTTGGTGCAAACAGAAATGAGATTGAAAGAGATCTCTCATATCTATTAACTATATGGAATGATATAACTATGTTATATAAAAATGCAGAATATCCCTTTTTATTATATGAAGAGCAAGATCTTTTGGTGAAAATATTAAGGGATACATTAACAAATGATGTTAAAAGAATAATTATTGATAATGAAGAAAACTATGAAAGGGTTAATAATTTTATTTTAAAATATATGCCTGAGATAGATGTTAAAATTGATCTTTATAGTGGAAATACGCCAATTTTCGATCATTTTTATAATATTGAATTAGAGATAAATAGGTTAAGCGAGAAGAAAATATGGTTGAAATCTGGAGGCTATATAGTTATTGACCAATGTGAAGCATTAACTGTAATAGATGTCAATACAGGTAAATATACTGGTAAAAAGGATTTTGAGAGCACTATATTTAAAACTAACTTGGAGGCTGCTAAAGAAATAGCTTATCAATTAATACTTAGAAATATTGGTGGTATTATTGTAGTTGATTTTATTGATATGTCAGAGAAGGAGCACAGAGATAAAGTTTTAACCACTCTATCAGAAGAATTAAAAAAAGATAGGCTAAAATCATCTGTTATAAATATAACACCCTTGGGTTTAGTTGAGATAACAAGAAAAAGAGTACAAAATAGTTTGACTAGGTTTTTAACTGAGGCATGCCCTTATTGTGATGGTAGTGGAAGAATTAAATCAATACCCACTATTGTTTATGAAATCTTAAGAGAAGTAAAAACGTTAGCTAAGACTTCTAACAAAAATAAAATCAATATATATGCACAAGAGTCTATTATTGATTATATTCTAAATAATGAAAAAGAATATATCTCTTTTATCGAAATGAATTATAATGTTTCTATTATCCCAAATATAGAAAAGGATTTCCATCAAGAATATTATATAGTTAAGTAA
- a CDS encoding RlmE family RNA methyltransferase — MAYIRKDIYYKKAKNQGYRSRAVYKLYEIDNKFNILNKACRILELGAAPGSWSQAILKNLRNGDLLVAIDRLKFSNINNKNFYFINTDIFDKNIIDKIINISNDFDLILSDAAPNTTGDKNVDHYSSVGIVDQVLYLSTKLLNAKGNLICKFFDGSEREAIKRKASDLFRDIHIYKPKSTRKNSFEIYLIGINKN, encoded by the coding sequence ATGGCTTATATCAGAAAAGATATCTATTATAAAAAAGCAAAAAATCAGGGCTATAGATCAAGAGCTGTATATAAATTATATGAAATAGATAATAAGTTTAACATATTAAATAAAGCTTGTAGAATATTAGAATTAGGTGCAGCACCTGGCAGTTGGTCACAAGCAATCCTGAAAAATTTGAGAAATGGTGATCTGTTGGTGGCTATAGATAGGCTAAAATTTAGTAATATTAACAATAAAAATTTTTATTTTATAAATACTGATATATTTGATAAAAATATAATAGATAAAATTATAAATATATCTAATGATTTTGATCTTATACTTTCTGATGCAGCTCCAAATACAACAGGTGATAAGAATGTTGACCACTATAGTAGTGTTGGGATAGTAGATCAGGTCTTATACCTATCTACAAAATTATTGAATGCAAAGGGTAATTTAATATGCAAGTTTTTTGATGGCTCTGAGAGGGAGGCTATTAAAAGAAAAGCAAGTGATCTTTTTAGGGATATACATATATATAAACCAAAATCAACAAGAAAGAATTCTTTTGAAATTTATTTGATAGGTATTAATAAAAACTAG
- the larB gene encoding nickel pincer cofactor biosynthesis protein LarB: protein MDLKNLLESYKNGNLTLDDLIGNIDTYFIERYKNIVIDTFREKRVGFPEVIYGRSKSIKQLIDISNVYKKKNINFICTGLTIYKIKKLKEVFPDFEYIEEAGIVRNIVQKIEKIDGSVAVITAGASDLKVALECSETLKSLGVNNTIYSDVGVAGIHRLFDVLKDVDRATLLVVIAGMEGALPSVVGGITYKPIIAVPTSVGYGAANNGFTPLFSMLTSCSSGITVVNIDNGFGAAIAAYRILNTLNKTQ from the coding sequence GTGGATTTAAAAAATCTTCTTGAATCATATAAGAATGGAAATCTAACTTTAGATGATTTAATAGGGAATATAGATACCTATTTTATAGAACGCTATAAAAATATTGTAATTGATACATTTAGGGAGAAACGTGTAGGATTTCCTGAGGTTATCTACGGAAGATCTAAGAGTATAAAACAGCTTATAGACATCTCAAATGTTTACAAAAAAAAGAATATTAATTTTATTTGTACAGGATTAACTATTTATAAAATAAAAAAACTTAAAGAGGTATTTCCTGATTTTGAATATATAGAAGAGGCTGGTATTGTTAGGAATATTGTACAAAAAATTGAAAAAATTGATGGGAGTGTTGCAGTAATAACTGCAGGGGCATCTGATCTTAAGGTTGCATTAGAGTGTAGCGAGACATTAAAATCTTTAGGGGTAAACAATACAATATATAGTGACGTCGGCGTTGCTGGTATACATAGATTATTTGATGTATTAAAAGATGTTGATAGAGCAACCTTATTAGTCGTGATTGCTGGAATGGAGGGTGCCTTACCATCAGTTGTTGGGGGTATTACCTATAAACCTATAATCGCTGTGCCTACTTCAGTTGGTTATGGGGCTGCAAATAATGGGTTTACACCTTTATTTTCAATGCTTACTAGTTGCTCTAGTGGTATAACTGTTGTTAATATTGACAACGGTTTTGGGGCGGCAATTGCTGCTTATAGGATATTAAATACATTAAATAAAACTCAATAA